From a region of the Corallococcus coralloides DSM 2259 genome:
- a CDS encoding TrmH family RNA methyltransferase, with translation MAGGGPRYEKFEREGVEPEQFLLDVRKEKIDRVVSQRTRNFVVVLDRLEDNFNMAAVLRTCESMGVQEVHVVINPEAPFIPNLRVAQGCDKWLDVHLYKTFGECREHLKGRGFSLYASALREGATNLYSLRFDTKFAMVFGNERYGVSDDVLNGVDGTFWVPMKGFSQSLNISAAASASITRAVAWRDEHLAGGSGDLTPTEAQELRERFYLLGVKQRKRLVKATQR, from the coding sequence ATGGCTGGTGGAGGCCCCCGCTACGAGAAGTTCGAGCGCGAAGGCGTCGAGCCGGAGCAGTTCCTGCTCGACGTGCGGAAGGAGAAGATCGACCGCGTCGTCAGCCAGCGCACGCGCAACTTCGTGGTGGTGCTCGACCGGCTGGAGGACAACTTCAACATGGCCGCGGTGCTGCGCACCTGCGAGTCCATGGGCGTGCAGGAGGTGCACGTCGTCATCAACCCGGAAGCGCCCTTCATCCCCAACCTGCGGGTGGCCCAGGGCTGCGACAAGTGGTTGGACGTGCACCTCTACAAGACCTTCGGCGAGTGCCGTGAGCACCTGAAGGGCCGGGGCTTCAGCCTCTACGCGTCGGCGCTGCGCGAGGGGGCCACCAACCTCTACAGCCTGCGCTTCGACACGAAGTTCGCCATGGTGTTCGGCAACGAGCGTTACGGCGTCAGCGACGATGTGCTCAACGGCGTGGATGGCACCTTCTGGGTGCCCATGAAGGGCTTCAGCCAGAGCCTGAACATCTCCGCGGCGGCGTCCGCCAGCATCACCCGGGCGGTCGCCTGGCGGGACGAGCACCTGGCGGGGGGCTCCGGGGACCTGACGCCCACGGAGGCCCAGGAGCTGCGGGAGCGCTTCTACCTGCTGGGCGTGAAGCAGCGGAAGCGTCTGGTCAAAGCCACACAGCGGTGA
- a CDS encoding LolA family protein: protein MLLESLLFTLLTQAPTTATAPKPAAAAKAPAAAPRDAGTAAMPPSAKQGDASVAANAPKPAPKPMAPEVKTLVDRMQAFYEKTGDFKAGFKQDYKYKAFRRTQTSTGTVTYKKPGLMRWEYENPSKRTFVLAGNKVYMHDPEAQTLSVAAMDTSQLSASVTFLFGQGKLADEFAITKGDCKDCKGTLLVLDPLKNEPRFRQVRLEVDPSTAQVLKSTVVDPDGSENTIAFLDLKTNVGISADSFKLNPPEGTRVDDFTKKAQ from the coding sequence ATGTTGCTGGAATCCCTGCTCTTCACGCTCCTCACGCAGGCCCCCACCACCGCGACCGCGCCGAAGCCCGCGGCCGCCGCCAAGGCCCCCGCCGCCGCTCCCAGGGATGCCGGCACGGCCGCCATGCCCCCCTCCGCGAAGCAGGGCGACGCGAGCGTGGCCGCCAATGCCCCCAAGCCCGCTCCGAAGCCGATGGCGCCCGAGGTGAAGACGCTCGTGGACCGGATGCAGGCCTTCTACGAGAAGACGGGCGACTTCAAGGCGGGCTTCAAGCAGGACTACAAGTACAAGGCCTTCCGCCGCACGCAGACGTCCACGGGCACGGTGACCTACAAGAAGCCGGGCCTGATGCGCTGGGAGTACGAGAACCCGTCCAAGCGGACGTTCGTGCTCGCGGGCAACAAGGTCTACATGCACGACCCGGAGGCGCAGACGCTGTCCGTGGCGGCCATGGACACCAGCCAGCTGTCCGCGTCGGTGACGTTCCTCTTCGGCCAGGGGAAGCTGGCGGACGAGTTCGCCATCACCAAGGGCGACTGCAAGGACTGCAAGGGCACGCTGCTGGTGCTGGATCCGCTGAAGAACGAGCCCCGCTTCCGCCAGGTGCGCCTGGAGGTGGACCCCTCGACGGCGCAGGTGCTCAAGAGCACGGTGGTGGATCCGGATGGCAGTGAGAACACCATCGCGTTCCTGGACCTGAAGACGAACGTGGGCATCTCCGCGGACAGCTTCAAGCTGAACCCGCCCGAGGGCACCCGCGTGGACGACTTCACCAAGAAGGCGCAGTAG
- the rimO gene encoding 30S ribosomal protein S12 methylthiotransferase RimO — translation MTLGCPKNRVDSEVMLGTLRTRGYSLVQEASEAEVIVVNTCAFIGPAKQESVDSILEMAELKKSGSCKTLVVTGCLSQRYGQELSQEMPEVDHFLGTSAYAQIGDLLAAEATPRQVIPDPDYIHNAETPRINSMPKYTAYLKISEGCDNACAFCIIPTLRGGQRSRTVQDIVAEARNLADSGVQELNLVAQDLTAYGHDLPGKPKLHELLKELVKVDVKWIRLHYAYPRVFPDELIDVIATEPKIAKYLDMPVQHASDKLLLSMKRGRNSEFLKKLLGKLRERVPNLVMRTSLIVGLPGETEEDFELLKEFVKEQRFQRLGVFQYSDEENTAAFDLPNKVPAKTIERRWREVMAIQKRINREQNKKLVGQKLTVLVEGPSEESEHLLVGRHEGQAPEIDGQVYINDGLAYPGEFVTVEVTEAHDYDLIARVVERPDPKQREHTPREAHPAPVPLKALARPPEPRPE, via the coding sequence ATGACCCTCGGCTGCCCGAAGAACCGGGTGGACTCCGAGGTGATGCTGGGCACGCTGCGCACGCGTGGCTATTCGCTCGTGCAGGAGGCCTCGGAGGCGGAGGTCATCGTGGTCAACACGTGCGCCTTCATCGGCCCTGCGAAGCAGGAGTCCGTGGACTCCATCCTGGAGATGGCGGAGCTGAAGAAGTCGGGCTCGTGCAAGACGCTCGTCGTCACCGGCTGCCTGTCCCAGCGCTACGGCCAGGAGCTGTCGCAGGAGATGCCGGAGGTGGACCACTTCCTGGGCACCAGCGCGTACGCCCAGATTGGTGACCTGCTGGCGGCCGAGGCCACGCCGCGCCAGGTGATTCCGGATCCGGACTACATCCACAACGCGGAGACGCCGCGCATCAACTCGATGCCGAAGTACACGGCGTATCTGAAGATTTCAGAGGGCTGCGACAACGCCTGCGCGTTCTGCATCATCCCCACGCTGCGCGGCGGCCAGCGCTCGCGCACGGTGCAGGACATCGTGGCGGAGGCGCGGAACCTGGCGGACAGCGGCGTGCAGGAGCTGAACCTCGTCGCGCAGGACCTGACGGCGTACGGGCATGACCTGCCCGGCAAGCCGAAGCTCCACGAGCTGCTCAAGGAGCTGGTGAAGGTGGACGTGAAGTGGATCCGCCTGCACTACGCCTACCCGCGCGTGTTCCCGGACGAGCTCATCGACGTCATCGCCACCGAGCCGAAGATCGCCAAGTACCTGGACATGCCGGTGCAGCACGCCAGCGACAAGCTGCTGCTGTCCATGAAGCGCGGCCGCAACTCGGAGTTCCTCAAGAAGCTGCTGGGCAAGCTGCGCGAGCGCGTGCCGAACCTGGTGATGCGCACCTCGCTCATCGTCGGCCTGCCGGGTGAGACGGAGGAGGACTTCGAGCTCCTGAAGGAGTTCGTGAAGGAGCAGCGCTTCCAGCGCCTGGGCGTGTTCCAGTACTCGGACGAGGAGAACACCGCCGCGTTCGACCTGCCGAACAAGGTCCCGGCGAAGACCATCGAGCGCCGCTGGCGCGAGGTGATGGCCATCCAGAAGCGCATCAACCGCGAGCAGAACAAGAAGCTCGTGGGCCAGAAGCTCACCGTGCTGGTGGAGGGCCCCAGCGAGGAGTCCGAGCACCTGCTGGTGGGCCGCCACGAGGGCCAGGCGCCGGAAATCGACGGGCAGGTCTACATCAACGACGGCCTGGCGTACCCGGGCGAGTTCGTCACCGTGGAGGTGACGGAAGCGCACGACTACGACCTCATCGCCCGCGTGGTGGAGCGTCCGGATCCGAAGCAGCGCGAGCACACCCCGCGCGAGGCCCATCCCGCGCCCGTGCCGCTGAAGGCGCTGGCGCGTCCGCCGGAGCCGCGGCCGGAGTAG